The Opitutales bacterium ASA1 genome window below encodes:
- a CDS encoding vanadium-dependent haloperoxidase translates to MRPFRCCAIALSVALLPLAFANGNDNAVLYWNTEVLNATRLSRNPPPIAGLHFATYHAAIYDSVVGITRTHRPWLVEESAPAGVDMDAAIAGAAHTVLKALWSESSNPRNLDLALERALAKIPDGPAKTDGIAWGRKVADLILAERDKSGWNKPAEGIFTSRELGMWRETPPGFRPPVTPQVATTKPFVMERPDQFRAPPPHKIDSKEYAEEIAYVNKVGPRDGAERTEYDTLSTPFWMDDLGSSTPAGHWNQIAQDLAKRNNLDTAECARLFALLNFATADAGIACWDTKYFYRVWRPENAIREMGKDVNPEAVQNPDFIPNMMAPAHPDYTSGHSTYTAAAGRLLALWFGTDEIEFTTTSDGLPGAVRSYKKLSDAVREVGMSRVFGGIHTMAANLEGQRAGVKVADWVFANAAQPREN, encoded by the coding sequence ATGCGCCCTTTCCGCTGCTGTGCCATCGCGCTTTCCGTCGCGCTGCTCCCGCTCGCCTTCGCCAACGGCAACGACAACGCCGTTCTCTATTGGAACACCGAGGTGCTCAACGCCACCCGGTTGTCGCGCAATCCGCCTCCGATCGCGGGGCTTCATTTCGCGACCTATCATGCGGCGATCTACGACAGTGTCGTCGGCATCACGCGCACCCATCGACCGTGGCTGGTCGAGGAGTCCGCGCCGGCAGGCGTCGACATGGACGCCGCGATCGCCGGCGCGGCGCACACGGTGCTGAAGGCTCTCTGGAGCGAATCCTCGAACCCACGCAACCTCGACCTCGCGCTCGAACGTGCGCTCGCGAAGATCCCCGACGGCCCGGCCAAGACCGACGGCATCGCCTGGGGGCGCAAAGTCGCCGACCTGATCCTCGCCGAACGCGACAAGAGCGGCTGGAACAAGCCGGCCGAAGGCATCTTCACCAGTCGAGAATTGGGCATGTGGCGCGAGACGCCGCCGGGTTTTCGTCCACCCGTGACGCCGCAGGTCGCGACCACGAAGCCGTTCGTCATGGAACGTCCCGACCAGTTCCGCGCGCCGCCTCCGCACAAGATCGACTCGAAGGAATACGCCGAGGAGATCGCCTACGTGAACAAGGTCGGCCCGCGCGACGGAGCCGAGCGCACGGAATACGACACGCTCTCCACACCCTTCTGGATGGACGACCTCGGATCGTCCACACCGGCCGGCCACTGGAACCAGATCGCGCAGGACCTCGCCAAACGAAACAACCTCGACACCGCCGAGTGCGCACGACTCTTCGCGCTGCTCAACTTCGCCACCGCCGACGCCGGCATCGCCTGTTGGGACACGAAGTACTTCTATCGCGTCTGGCGCCCCGAGAACGCGATCCGAGAAATGGGCAAGGACGTGAACCCCGAGGCGGTGCAGAATCCCGACTTCATTCCCAACATGATGGCGCCCGCCCATCCGGACTACACGTCGGGCCACAGCACCTACACCGCCGCAGCGGGACGACTGCTCGCGCTCTGGTTCGGGACGGACGAAATCGAGTTCACCACCACTTCCGACGGACTGCCCGGTGCGGTGCGCAGCTACAAGAAACTCTCCGACGCCGTGCGCGAGGTCGGTATGAGTCGCGTCTTCGGCGGCATCCACACCATGGCGGCCAACCTCGAAGGCCAACGCGCCGGCGTGAAGGTGGCCGATTGGGTGTTCGCCAACGCCGCGCAGCCGCGAGAAAACTGA
- a CDS encoding VCBS repeat-containing protein, translating to MPPPALRCLALASLLAAVSAAQAAEYSNRPLAPRRSAPEGGTLFTRLDPATSGVTTPNVFDDPRMWGDRFREFTLGALETGIAVADFDLDGYLDIYAVSKNGPCALYAQTVAGHFRDLAAVAGVDCVAHDEKIGKTGVTAVDINQDGWPDIYVCRYDAPNLLFVNNGDGTFTERAAEYGLDLRDASVHAVFADYDRDGDLDCYLVTNILDFSKSPQGRRDSLLRNDEGKFIDVSREAGIWGLTQGHAALWFDANHDGWPDLYVSNDFETPDRFYLNRGDGTFKDVVDERLPHVTYFSMSADSGDIDGDGLVDFVVTDMRDRTHAAYMAGMEEIGRGLWEMERVTELIPQYMWNAVYLNSGHDRFLEAAHLFDMQATGWTWASRLVDLDNDGRLDAFFTSGMIRNFVDADIVDRQNRAPTLAARAAVWKNAAERREPTLAFRNAGDLGFKDVSVPWGLDHTTIAFGCVAADFDNDGDLDLVYANYGAPPTIVRNDTTSGNVAVVRLAGRAPNRDAIGAELRIQTATTGLQVRQLYTERGIVASEPALAHFGLGPDTRIDTLTIHWPRGQVQVLRDLPANRMIVVDEPPLDPGTVPPPARLHNPARPDATFVESAAEFGVDHVCALRPFDEFTRQRLLPRRLNGLGPALAAADVNGDGRADLFVSGSSGQAGRLFLAREDGTFAPASAQPWEADAEADDLEARFVDIDGDGHLDLVVAAGGVVHPEGDSRLHDRVYLNDGNGGFSLAPDGTLPPTGTSTGAIAAGDFDGDGRTDLFLGGRVVPGRYPATPRSFLLRNTNGRFTDVTDELAPGLREVGMVTGAEWADVDGDGSPDLVLTLEWGPVSVWRNTGRGFEDITAGAGLAGLSGWWGALTVADVDGNGRPDLVAGNVGLNTKYRAAPTTPTVLLSGVFDDSGRDHLVEAQTVDGRLVPVRGRSKLAYAFPWLPRKFPTYAAFGRASIEDLFDADRLSEVLRLEATELASGVFLNRSDASGVRFEFRPLPRFAQLAPINAIVAHDFDGDGHLDLVCVGNNFGPEPSTGRFDGGLGAFLRGDGSGGFHPVAPGASGLVVPGDARAAVLVPLPPGGTAVAVARCDGPVLFFTTK from the coding sequence ATGCCACCGCCCGCACTCCGCTGTCTTGCTCTCGCGTCTCTACTCGCCGCCGTTTCCGCTGCGCAGGCCGCGGAATACAGTAACCGACCGCTCGCTCCTCGCCGATCGGCACCGGAAGGCGGCACACTCTTCACTCGTCTCGATCCGGCCACCTCCGGCGTCACCACGCCGAACGTCTTCGACGATCCTCGCATGTGGGGCGACCGCTTCCGCGAGTTCACCCTCGGTGCACTGGAGACCGGCATCGCCGTGGCCGACTTCGATCTCGACGGTTACCTCGACATCTACGCCGTCTCCAAGAACGGCCCGTGCGCGCTCTACGCGCAAACCGTCGCAGGGCACTTCCGTGACCTCGCCGCCGTGGCCGGCGTCGACTGCGTCGCCCACGACGAAAAGATCGGAAAGACCGGCGTCACCGCCGTGGACATCAATCAAGACGGCTGGCCCGACATCTACGTCTGCCGCTACGACGCGCCCAACCTCCTCTTCGTCAACAACGGCGACGGTACCTTCACCGAGCGCGCCGCCGAGTACGGCCTCGATCTCCGCGACGCCTCGGTGCACGCGGTCTTCGCCGACTACGACCGCGACGGCGACCTCGATTGCTACCTCGTCACCAACATCCTCGATTTCTCCAAGAGCCCGCAGGGCCGCCGCGACTCCCTCCTGCGCAACGACGAAGGCAAGTTCATCGACGTCAGCCGCGAGGCCGGCATCTGGGGTCTCACCCAAGGCCACGCCGCACTCTGGTTCGACGCCAACCACGACGGCTGGCCCGATCTCTACGTCTCCAACGACTTCGAGACCCCGGATCGATTCTACCTCAACCGCGGCGACGGTACTTTCAAGGACGTGGTCGACGAGCGTCTCCCGCACGTCACCTACTTCTCCATGAGCGCCGACTCCGGAGACATCGACGGCGACGGTCTCGTGGACTTCGTCGTCACCGACATGCGCGACCGCACCCACGCCGCCTACATGGCCGGCATGGAAGAGATCGGCCGCGGTCTCTGGGAGATGGAGCGCGTCACCGAGCTCATCCCACAGTACATGTGGAACGCCGTTTACTTGAACTCCGGACACGACCGCTTCCTCGAAGCCGCCCACCTCTTCGACATGCAGGCCACCGGCTGGACTTGGGCCTCGCGCCTCGTCGACCTCGACAACGACGGCCGCCTCGACGCGTTCTTCACCTCGGGCATGATCCGCAACTTCGTCGACGCGGACATCGTGGATCGCCAGAACCGCGCCCCCACCCTCGCCGCACGGGCCGCCGTGTGGAAGAACGCCGCCGAACGTCGCGAACCCACCCTCGCTTTCCGCAACGCCGGCGACCTCGGCTTCAAAGACGTATCCGTTCCTTGGGGACTCGACCACACCACGATCGCGTTCGGCTGCGTCGCGGCCGACTTCGACAACGACGGCGACCTCGACCTCGTCTACGCCAACTACGGCGCGCCGCCCACGATCGTCCGCAACGACACCACCTCGGGCAACGTCGCCGTCGTCCGACTCGCCGGCCGCGCCCCCAACCGCGACGCCATCGGCGCCGAGCTGCGTATCCAGACCGCCACGACAGGTCTCCAAGTCCGCCAACTCTACACCGAGCGCGGCATCGTCGCGAGCGAACCCGCGCTCGCCCACTTCGGTCTCGGACCCGACACCCGCATCGACACGCTGACCATCCACTGGCCTCGCGGACAGGTGCAGGTGCTGCGCGACCTCCCCGCCAACCGCATGATCGTCGTGGACGAGCCCCCGCTCGATCCGGGCACCGTTCCGCCACCCGCACGCCTCCACAACCCGGCCCGGCCCGACGCCACCTTCGTCGAGTCCGCCGCCGAATTCGGCGTCGACCACGTCTGCGCCCTGCGTCCGTTCGACGAGTTCACCCGCCAGCGGCTCCTCCCGCGCCGCCTCAACGGCCTCGGCCCCGCACTCGCCGCCGCAGACGTGAACGGCGACGGTCGCGCCGACCTCTTCGTATCCGGTTCTTCAGGACAGGCCGGTCGACTCTTCCTCGCGCGCGAAGACGGCACCTTCGCACCGGCATCCGCCCAACCTTGGGAGGCGGACGCGGAAGCCGACGACCTCGAAGCACGTTTCGTCGACATCGACGGCGACGGCCACCTCGACCTCGTCGTCGCCGCGGGCGGCGTCGTGCACCCCGAAGGCGACTCGCGGCTCCACGATCGCGTCTACCTCAACGACGGAAACGGCGGCTTCTCGCTCGCTCCCGACGGGACGCTTCCACCCACCGGCACCAGCACCGGCGCGATCGCCGCGGGCGACTTCGACGGTGACGGCCGAACCGATCTGTTCCTCGGCGGACGCGTCGTGCCCGGCCGATATCCCGCAACCCCGCGCAGTTTCCTCCTCCGCAACACCAACGGCCGCTTCACCGACGTGACCGATGAACTCGCCCCCGGCCTGCGCGAGGTCGGAATGGTCACGGGTGCCGAGTGGGCCGACGTCGACGGCGACGGCAGTCCCGACCTCGTCCTCACCCTCGAATGGGGACCCGTCTCGGTGTGGAGAAACACCGGGCGAGGCTTCGAAGACATCACAGCCGGGGCCGGCCTCGCCGGACTCTCCGGTTGGTGGGGCGCACTGACCGTGGCCGACGTCGACGGTAACGGCCGCCCCGACCTCGTCGCCGGTAATGTCGGTTTGAATACGAAGTACCGCGCCGCGCCCACCACGCCCACCGTCCTTCTCTCCGGTGTGTTCGACGACTCGGGACGCGATCATCTCGTCGAGGCTCAGACCGTCGACGGTCGTCTCGTTCCAGTCCGCGGTCGCAGCAAACTCGCCTACGCCTTCCCTTGGTTGCCCCGCAAGTTCCCCACCTACGCGGCCTTCGGTCGCGCCTCCATCGAAGACCTCTTCGACGCGGACCGACTCTCCGAAGTGCTCCGGCTCGAAGCCACCGAACTCGCCAGCGGCGTCTTCCTCAACCGCAGCGACGCGTCCGGCGTGCGGTTCGAGTTCCGTCCGCTGCCGCGCTTCGCTCAACTCGCTCCGATCAACGCCATCGTCGCACACGACTTCGACGGCGACGGACACCTCGACCTCGTATGCGTGGGCAACAACTTCGGCCCCGAGCCGAGCACCGGCCGCTTCGACGGCGGTCTGGGCGCGTTTCTGCGCGGCGACGGATCGGGCGGCTTTCATCCCGTGGCTCCGGGCGCGTCCGGATTGGTGGTTCCCGGCGACGCCCGGGCCGCGGTCCTCGTTCCACTTCCTCCAGGAGGCACTGCCGTTGCCGTCGCCCGCTGCGATGGCCCCGTGCTCTTCTTCACCACGAAGTGA
- a CDS encoding ATP-binding protein, with amino-acid sequence MRSLRARLTLWFALAVTATAGVVSWVGHVRLVAHMKDGIDFLLDAEAQEVEARLASAAEPLTASRSDPDLVEHVAIDAPQYFFQIHRLGHGIVFRSENLENHVLPDIAADSEAAGMVQIADRTLRQYQKFFGEYRVVVATDWAQFGRLVDEARKMFALGVPLVFLASLAVGLFVSALALRPIRAMQEAATRINASNLAERLPVPVGDDEIARLARLLNELFDRIETSFEQIRRFTADAAHELKTPLALIRLHGEKLLKECVASGGAKRGELESQLEEVERLERIVRDLLLLARADAGALKLVRKEANAADFLASFVEDATALAEDGRRVFEAEGVAEAIVRVDFGLVRQVLLNLLSNAIRHTPEGKRIRLSTKLEGQDWLLELQDEGPGIPESELERVFERFVRGEGARADTDVGSGLGLAIARSIIAAHGGTISAVNRAGGGLSVQIRLVSVVVR; translated from the coding sequence ATGAGGTCGCTGCGCGCGCGGCTCACGCTCTGGTTCGCGTTGGCCGTGACCGCTACGGCGGGTGTGGTTTCGTGGGTCGGGCACGTCCGGCTCGTCGCGCACATGAAGGACGGGATCGACTTCCTACTCGATGCCGAGGCGCAGGAGGTCGAAGCGCGGCTGGCCAGCGCAGCCGAACCGCTCACCGCCTCGAGGAGCGATCCGGATCTCGTAGAACACGTCGCGATCGATGCGCCGCAGTACTTTTTTCAGATCCATCGGCTCGGGCACGGCATCGTCTTTCGGTCCGAGAATCTGGAGAATCACGTCCTACCGGATATCGCAGCGGACTCCGAGGCCGCGGGCATGGTGCAGATCGCCGATCGCACGCTGCGCCAGTATCAGAAGTTTTTCGGAGAGTACCGTGTCGTGGTCGCTACGGATTGGGCTCAATTCGGCCGGTTGGTCGACGAGGCGCGCAAGATGTTCGCGTTGGGCGTGCCGTTGGTCTTCCTGGCGAGTCTGGCGGTCGGTCTCTTCGTTTCAGCGCTGGCGCTGCGTCCGATTCGGGCAATGCAGGAGGCCGCAACTCGCATCAACGCGAGCAACCTCGCCGAGCGCCTTCCGGTGCCGGTCGGAGACGACGAGATCGCTCGCCTCGCGCGTCTCCTCAACGAGCTCTTCGATCGCATCGAGACGTCCTTCGAGCAAATCCGGAGGTTCACGGCGGACGCGGCGCACGAGCTGAAGACTCCGCTCGCGTTGATTCGGCTGCATGGGGAGAAGCTGCTGAAGGAGTGTGTCGCGAGCGGCGGTGCGAAGCGCGGGGAATTGGAGAGTCAACTCGAGGAGGTCGAGCGGCTGGAGCGAATCGTGCGCGACCTGCTCCTGTTGGCACGGGCGGATGCCGGTGCGTTGAAGTTGGTGCGGAAGGAGGCCAACGCGGCCGATTTCTTGGCGAGCTTCGTGGAAGACGCGACGGCTCTCGCCGAAGATGGGCGACGGGTCTTCGAAGCCGAAGGTGTCGCGGAGGCGATCGTGCGGGTCGATTTCGGACTCGTACGGCAGGTGCTGCTCAATTTGCTGTCCAACGCGATCCGGCACACACCGGAAGGGAAGCGGATTCGATTGAGCACGAAACTGGAGGGCCAAGATTGGCTGCTGGAACTCCAAGACGAAGGGCCCGGCATTCCGGAGTCGGAGCTGGAGCGCGTGTTCGAGCGGTTCGTGCGCGGTGAGGGTGCGCGGGCCGATACCGATGTGGGAAGCGGATTGGGTCTGGCGATCGCGCGCAGCATCATCGCCGCGCACGGTGGTACGATCTCGGCGGTCAATCGTGCCGGTGGAGGATTGTCGGTGCAGATACGATTGGTGTCGGTGGTCGTGCGATAG
- a CDS encoding heavy metal response regulator transcription factor, translated as MKILVVEDARKMGQFIVNGLQEAAYTAHLVGTCAAAEDALAESHFDAIVLDLGLPDGNGLDLLRRWRGVGFNEPVIILSARSEVEDRIAGLNVGADDYLPKPFSFDELLARLRSLLRRESKQKRTRLAHAGITMDLLGRKVTAGGCNIELTAREYALLELFLNNAGRVLTRTQIAERIWETSFDSETNLIDVYVKKLRGKLPTGADGAPLIQTVRGVGYVLP; from the coding sequence ATGAAGATCCTCGTCGTGGAAGACGCCCGCAAGATGGGACAGTTCATCGTCAACGGCCTGCAGGAGGCCGCCTACACGGCTCACCTCGTGGGCACGTGCGCGGCGGCGGAGGATGCGCTCGCGGAGTCGCACTTCGACGCGATCGTGCTCGACCTCGGGCTACCTGACGGAAACGGACTCGATCTCTTGCGGCGCTGGCGCGGCGTGGGTTTCAACGAGCCGGTGATCATTCTGAGCGCGCGTTCGGAGGTGGAGGATCGGATCGCGGGACTCAACGTGGGCGCGGACGACTACCTTCCGAAGCCGTTCAGTTTCGACGAATTGTTGGCGCGACTGCGCAGTCTGCTACGACGCGAGTCCAAGCAGAAGCGCACTCGGCTGGCGCACGCGGGCATCACGATGGATCTCTTGGGCCGCAAGGTGACGGCGGGTGGCTGCAACATCGAACTCACGGCCCGGGAGTATGCGCTGTTGGAGTTGTTTCTGAACAACGCCGGGCGCGTTCTCACGCGGACGCAGATCGCGGAGCGTATTTGGGAGACCTCGTTCGACAGCGAGACCAACTTGATCGACGTCTACGTGAAGAAGCTGCGAGGCAAACTGCCGACGGGTGCCGACGGAGCGCCGTTGATCCAGACCGTGCGCGGCGTGGGGTACGTGCTGCCATGA
- a CDS encoding ABC transporter ATP-binding protein codes for MNKSDRKGDGVVLSASDVHKSFDGGRISVLRGVSLKVRAGESVALCGTSGSGKSTLLNILGGLDIPDTGTVEVGQRRIATAAERTWALRHTVGFVFQLHNLIPDLTLEENCLIPALATGGNLEEARERVNGLLDATGIAHRATRPVQQLSGGERQRAALCRALVNRPAVLLADEPTGSLDENNGAKVLELMFGLMATEATTLVVATHDRSVAEACSRLVVIRNGLIDHDG; via the coding sequence ATGAACAAAAGCGACAGGAAGGGCGACGGGGTGGTGCTCTCGGCATCCGACGTGCACAAGTCTTTCGACGGAGGACGTATTTCGGTTTTGCGAGGCGTGAGCTTGAAGGTGCGAGCGGGAGAGTCCGTCGCGCTGTGCGGTACGTCGGGTTCGGGCAAGAGCACGTTGCTCAACATCCTCGGCGGTCTCGACATTCCGGATACGGGCACGGTCGAGGTGGGACAGCGCCGGATCGCGACCGCGGCGGAACGTACGTGGGCGTTGCGGCACACCGTCGGTTTCGTCTTCCAACTGCACAATTTGATTCCGGATCTGACCTTGGAGGAAAACTGCCTGATTCCGGCCTTGGCGACGGGTGGGAATCTCGAGGAGGCGCGCGAGCGGGTGAACGGCTTGCTCGATGCGACGGGCATCGCTCATCGCGCGACACGACCGGTGCAACAGCTTTCGGGTGGGGAACGTCAGCGTGCGGCGTTGTGCCGCGCACTGGTGAATCGTCCCGCGGTCTTGCTCGCGGACGAACCGACCGGCTCGCTCGACGAAAACAACGGCGCGAAGGTGCTGGAGTTGATGTTCGGTTTGATGGCGACCGAGGCGACGACGTTGGTCGTGGCCACGCACGATCGATCGGTGGCCGAGGCCTGCTCGAGGCTCGTCGTGATTCGAAACGGATTGATCGACCATGACGGCTGA
- a CDS encoding ABC transporter permease — protein sequence MRLSHLRLVSINLRRHRVRTLIGASGVALGVAAMFSVVAVVRGAIGMFEKILAHDSEMLVFERSVSDLFFSAVDDEDLGTIRAMPEVESAYPVLFGLVSAEGHPVVTCFGLTDEDPRLAAAEWTSGERSAFGARSQGVVIGTRASEFLAAEVGDRIRLGNTQYEVAAVIHTDNGFEDGGVFLPLSTAREHFHRGDVSSIVTVKLRARSMVEAFRQRVETEVPYLTALENSEFNRGYSQFRILRATGWAVGTAAFLLGGLGVANTMVLSVFVRIRELAVLKSCGFSHGQVGALIVGESLVVTVVGAAAGLGIGVACTAALARVPWLQGYVHMRMEPAVLLAIVVVACVTGILGAAYPARFAMKIEAARALRFE from the coding sequence ATGCGCTTGAGCCATTTGCGTCTGGTTTCGATCAATTTGCGGCGCCATCGCGTCCGAACATTGATCGGTGCGAGTGGCGTCGCCCTCGGTGTGGCCGCGATGTTTTCGGTCGTCGCCGTGGTGCGCGGAGCGATCGGCATGTTCGAAAAGATCCTCGCCCACGACAGCGAGATGCTCGTTTTCGAGCGGAGCGTTTCGGATCTGTTCTTCAGCGCCGTCGACGACGAAGATTTGGGCACGATTCGGGCAATGCCGGAGGTAGAGTCCGCGTACCCGGTTCTCTTCGGTCTGGTCTCGGCGGAGGGTCACCCGGTGGTGACGTGCTTCGGTCTCACCGACGAGGATCCGCGTCTTGCGGCGGCCGAATGGACGAGTGGGGAGCGCAGCGCGTTCGGGGCGCGGTCGCAGGGTGTCGTGATCGGCACGCGTGCGTCGGAGTTTCTCGCGGCCGAGGTGGGCGACCGTATCCGGCTGGGGAATACACAGTACGAGGTCGCCGCGGTGATCCATACGGACAACGGCTTCGAGGACGGCGGCGTGTTTCTGCCGCTGTCGACCGCGCGCGAGCATTTTCACCGCGGAGACGTGTCGTCGATCGTCACGGTGAAACTGAGAGCGAGGTCGATGGTGGAGGCGTTTCGGCAGCGAGTGGAGACCGAGGTCCCGTATCTGACGGCGTTGGAGAATTCTGAGTTCAATCGAGGCTACTCCCAGTTTCGCATCCTGCGGGCGACGGGGTGGGCGGTCGGGACGGCGGCATTCCTGCTAGGTGGGCTCGGTGTGGCGAACACGATGGTGCTCTCCGTGTTCGTGCGCATCCGGGAACTCGCCGTGTTGAAATCTTGCGGCTTCTCGCACGGCCAAGTGGGTGCGTTGATCGTGGGCGAATCGCTCGTGGTGACGGTGGTCGGCGCGGCGGCCGGACTGGGGATCGGGGTGGCGTGCACGGCGGCGCTCGCTCGGGTGCCGTGGCTGCAGGGGTACGTGCACATGCGCATGGAGCCGGCCGTGCTGCTCGCGATCGTGGTGGTCGCATGCGTCACCGGAATTCTGGGAGCCGCATATCCGGCGCGTTTCGCGATGAAGATCGAGGCCGCACGCGCGTTGCGTTTCGAGTGA
- the ispA gene encoding (2E,6E)-farnesyl diphosphate synthase encodes MSAASKVALSESDAVAREAYGRGFRVGATDRVLRALLEETLATPGGLTRLKLAWLVGRVVGLPATTGITLATGIEYFHTASLLLDDLPCMDDASHRRGVACAHRKYGEAAAILGSLAFVNRAYALLGEAFIGVAEPGRSRAAAHAARCLGEAGVLGGQALDLHFASSDHSPRAVGRAAVGKTVTLLRLALVTPALAAGVCGSEILLLHRLSVYWGLAYQIADDCSDLLSDVQTGKTSGRDSLLDRPNFALAAGPVGTVHRLGHLLTRIEGTLRELEAVRSAWSVLQPLVTRLVRATPAESVERCA; translated from the coding sequence GTGAGCGCCGCGTCGAAGGTCGCGCTTTCGGAATCGGACGCCGTCGCTCGGGAAGCGTACGGTCGCGGATTCCGCGTGGGGGCGACCGACCGGGTGTTGCGCGCCTTGCTCGAAGAAACGCTCGCCACTCCCGGAGGGCTCACCCGTTTGAAACTCGCATGGCTCGTGGGTCGCGTCGTCGGGCTGCCTGCGACCACGGGGATCACGCTCGCAACCGGTATCGAGTACTTCCACACGGCCTCGTTGTTGCTGGACGATCTTCCGTGCATGGACGACGCGAGCCACCGTCGCGGCGTGGCATGCGCTCATCGAAAGTACGGCGAGGCGGCGGCGATCCTCGGCTCGCTCGCGTTCGTCAATCGCGCCTACGCATTGTTGGGCGAGGCGTTCATCGGCGTCGCCGAACCGGGGCGAAGCCGGGCGGCGGCGCACGCCGCGCGTTGTTTGGGTGAGGCAGGCGTGTTGGGTGGGCAAGCGCTGGATCTTCATTTCGCATCGAGCGATCACTCTCCGAGGGCCGTCGGGCGCGCGGCGGTGGGCAAGACCGTGACGCTGTTGCGATTGGCGCTCGTGACACCTGCTTTGGCGGCAGGTGTTTGTGGATCCGAGATCCTACTGTTGCATCGTCTCTCGGTCTACTGGGGCCTAGCTTACCAGATCGCGGACGATTGTTCGGACCTGCTCAGCGACGTGCAAACGGGCAAGACCTCAGGGCGCGACTCCCTGCTCGATCGACCGAACTTCGCCTTGGCCGCGGGACCCGTGGGCACGGTGCACCGACTCGGACATCTCTTGACGAGAATCGAGGGAACACTGCGAGAGCTGGAGGCCGTTCGGTCCGCTTGGAGCGTGCTGCAACCGCTGGTGACGCGGTTGGTCAGGGCTACACCCGCCGAGAGCGTCGAACGATGCGCTTGA
- a CDS encoding glycosyltransferase family 2 protein produces MSVDCRSHAAFRAEHEFEEGPLGDDRTEVRFSLVVPVYNEDSCIESTITEALDAARALGHPFELIAVDDGSTDRTASVLRSLVPRTPELRVLTLPRNCGQSAAFGAGFTVARGAYVVTMDADGQNDPRDIGPLLRAMSDSDCCCGIRTNRRDTWAKRAASRVANAARRALVHDGVIDTGCSLRAMRADFARRLPMHLRGMHRFIPALLGMWGARITQIEVGHRARLSGKSKYTNLGRLRVTVRDVLMVRWMQRRASIATASEIGREVARETAPCAGRR; encoded by the coding sequence ATGTCGGTCGATTGCAGAAGCCACGCCGCGTTTCGAGCGGAGCACGAGTTCGAAGAAGGCCCTCTCGGAGACGACCGCACGGAGGTGCGCTTTTCGCTGGTCGTGCCCGTCTACAACGAAGACTCCTGCATCGAGTCGACGATCACCGAAGCGCTCGACGCCGCGCGTGCCCTCGGCCACCCCTTCGAACTGATCGCCGTCGACGACGGCTCGACGGACAGGACCGCGTCCGTCCTGCGCTCACTCGTCCCGCGCACGCCCGAACTGCGCGTGCTCACGCTGCCTCGAAACTGTGGCCAAAGCGCGGCTTTCGGCGCGGGTTTCACCGTCGCTCGGGGCGCATACGTCGTGACGATGGACGCCGACGGGCAAAACGACCCGCGCGACATCGGTCCCTTGCTTCGAGCCATGAGCGACTCCGACTGCTGTTGCGGTATTCGAACGAATCGACGCGACACTTGGGCCAAGCGCGCAGCCAGTCGCGTGGCCAATGCGGCTCGACGCGCGCTCGTGCACGACGGCGTGATCGACACCGGATGCAGCCTCAGAGCGATGCGGGCGGACTTCGCCCGCCGGCTGCCGATGCACCTGCGTGGCATGCATCGTTTCATCCCCGCCTTGCTTGGTATGTGGGGCGCACGGATCACTCAGATCGAAGTCGGACATCGCGCGAGGCTGTCGGGAAAAAGCAAATACACCAATCTCGGGCGTCTCCGCGTCACCGTTCGAGACGTGCTCATGGTGCGCTGGATGCAACGGCGCGCGAGCATCGCGACCGCATCCGAGATCGGCCGCGAGGTCGCCCGGGAGACTGCTCCGTGCGCGGGCCGTCGCTGA